TTGCAATCATCCCCTCAAAACGTCTCCGGAACAAGATTGCTGGGTTCTCCACTCACCTGATGAAGCGGATTCAAAAGGGTCCAGTCAGGGGTATCTCACTGAAACTGCAGGAAGAAGAGCGTGAGCGTCGCATGGACTATGTACCTGAACAATCTGCCATCAGGACTGAAGAAATCAAGGTCGATAAGGAGACCCTTGACATGCTTGCTGCTC
The Prunus dulcis chromosome 2, ALMONDv2, whole genome shotgun sequence DNA segment above includes these coding regions:
- the LOC117619968 gene encoding 40S ribosomal protein S17, producing MGRVRTKTVKKSSRQVIERYYSKMTLDFHTNKKILEEVAIIPSKRLRNKIAGFSTHLMKRIQKGPVRGISLKLQEEERERRMDYVPEQSAIRTEEIKVDKETLDMLAALGMADLPGVSEAEPQVMIPSQGYGRGPQGGRRF